In one window of Massilibacterium senegalense DNA:
- a CDS encoding SpoVR family protein has product MANHHKELERAIHDITEVATGFGLDFFPMRYEICPAEIIYTFGAYGMPTRFSHWSFGKHFHKMKLHYDLGLSKIYELVINSDPCYAFLLNTNTLVQNKMIVAHVLAHSDFFKNNTRFMHTNRKMMDTMSQAAERIYAYESKYGKDKVEQFLDAVLALQEHIDPSLIKAEEKIIETAISKNRQYEDLWSLDKKEETKKESTTPLNEKDILFFICENGRHLEEWEKDIISIVREEMLYFWPQLETKIMNEGWATYWHIRIMRELELTEKETIEFAKLNADITRPNETGINPYYVGLRLFESIERRYNEPTEEMKKSGVQPMSGRQKLFEVRELESDLSFLRNYVTKEFIQDENLYTFQHKNDVYEITDDTWEIIRDTFVQSRVNGGFPYITITDGDYGRNGELYLNHHFEGTELDFHYLEKVLPYLYRLWGRSVHLETVSAQRTILFSYDGKTVYRKYV; this is encoded by the coding sequence ATGGCCAATCATCATAAAGAACTTGAACGAGCGATTCATGATATTACAGAAGTAGCTACTGGATTTGGATTGGATTTTTTCCCGATGCGGTATGAAATTTGTCCAGCAGAAATTATTTATACGTTCGGTGCATACGGTATGCCAACACGATTTTCTCATTGGAGTTTTGGAAAACACTTTCATAAAATGAAACTTCATTATGATTTAGGGTTGAGTAAAATTTATGAACTTGTCATTAATTCTGATCCTTGTTATGCCTTTTTATTAAATACGAATACGCTAGTCCAAAATAAAATGATTGTGGCCCATGTGTTAGCTCATTCGGACTTTTTTAAAAATAATACAAGGTTTATGCATACGAATCGAAAAATGATGGACACGATGAGCCAAGCAGCAGAACGAATTTATGCATATGAAAGTAAGTATGGAAAAGATAAGGTAGAACAATTTTTAGATGCGGTATTAGCTTTACAAGAACATATTGACCCATCATTAATAAAAGCAGAAGAAAAAATCATCGAAACAGCTATTTCGAAAAACAGACAATACGAAGACTTATGGTCATTAGATAAGAAGGAAGAAACGAAAAAAGAATCGACAACACCTTTAAATGAAAAAGATATCTTGTTTTTTATTTGTGAGAACGGCAGACATTTAGAAGAATGGGAAAAAGACATTATTTCGATTGTCCGGGAAGAAATGTTATATTTTTGGCCACAATTAGAAACGAAAATCATGAATGAAGGTTGGGCAACGTATTGGCATATCCGAATTATGCGGGAGTTGGAATTGACAGAAAAAGAAACGATTGAGTTTGCTAAATTAAATGCAGACATTACTCGTCCGAATGAAACGGGAATTAATCCTTATTATGTCGGATTACGTTTATTTGAATCCATTGAACGACGTTATAATGAACCGACAGAAGAAATGAAAAAAAGTGGCGTTCAACCGATGAGCGGACGACAAAAATTATTCGAAGTTCGGGAATTAGAAAGCGATCTATCTTTTCTTCGTAATTACGTTACAAAAGAATTTATTCAAGATGAAAATTTATATACGTTTCAACATAAAAATGACGTTTATGAAATTACAGATGATACTTGGGAAATCATCCGAGACACATTTGTTCAATCAAGAGTAAATGGGGGATTTCCATATATAACGATTACAGATGGTGATTACGGAAGAAATGGAGAGCTTTATTTAAATCATCATTTTGAAGGTACAGAACTAGATTTTCATTATTTAGAAAAAGTATTACCGTATCTTTACCGCCTTTGGGGACGATCGGTTCACTTAGAAACCGTGAGTGCTCAACGAACAATTTTATTTTCGTATGATGGAAAAACAGTGTACCGAAAATATGTATAG
- a CDS encoding glycerol-3-phosphate dehydrogenase/oxidase, protein MAQAFSSIQRSRYIQQLKSNYYDVLIIGGGVTGAGILLDATSRGMKVALIEQNDFAFGTSSRSTKLIHGGLRYLKQLEMKLVAEVGRERAIVYENAPHVTTPISMLLPVYANSPFAKQALSLGLKMYDSLANVKRQERRKMLTVKGTLNKEPLLKESQLKGSGLYTEYQTDDARLTVEIIKKAGELGATALNYVEAAEFLYDENKQVSGVQAVCLETGQSFSIQAKKVVNATGPWVDTMMKKDNEHHEPVLVLTKGIHIVVDYTKFPIGQAIYFQAIDGRMIFAIPFQDVVYIGTTDTFYNGDLSEVVATKKECLYLLESMMYMFPKVSLTLKDIISSWAGVRPLIKGDKKEVAGEISRKDELFISDSQLITIAGGKLTGYRKMADRVVNLIVEQFMKEGYQNFGKCQTEKLPLAGGDIGGSEHFQSYIQEKHQVAKKLGMSDDAFFRLIHRYGSNIDSLFRRYEYISEESIFYDIPADIFVEFVYGLEEEMVTRIDDFLIRRTSALSFYPSFYECYKEGLLTYMAHRFHWDEEKRKTEAARLLRISQQKKYPFEC, encoded by the coding sequence GTGGCGCAAGCTTTTTCTAGTATTCAACGATCACGATATATTCAACAGTTAAAAAGTAATTACTATGATGTGTTAATTATTGGTGGAGGAGTAACAGGGGCAGGTATTTTATTAGATGCCACATCTCGAGGAATGAAGGTAGCACTTATTGAACAAAATGATTTTGCTTTTGGAACAAGCAGTCGGTCCACAAAGTTAATTCATGGAGGCCTTCGTTATTTAAAACAATTAGAAATGAAATTAGTGGCAGAAGTTGGACGTGAACGAGCGATTGTATATGAAAATGCTCCGCACGTAACAACGCCGATTTCGATGTTACTGCCTGTTTATGCGAATAGTCCATTTGCCAAACAAGCTCTTTCTCTCGGATTAAAAATGTATGATTCTTTAGCAAATGTGAAGCGGCAAGAGCGAAGAAAGATGTTAACCGTTAAAGGAACGTTAAACAAAGAACCGTTGTTAAAAGAAAGCCAGTTAAAAGGTAGTGGATTATATACAGAATATCAAACAGATGATGCTCGTTTAACAGTAGAAATTATCAAAAAAGCAGGAGAATTAGGTGCAACTGCGTTGAATTATGTAGAAGCAGCGGAATTTCTATACGATGAAAACAAACAAGTATCAGGTGTGCAAGCAGTTTGTTTAGAAACTGGGCAATCATTTTCTATTCAAGCAAAGAAAGTGGTTAATGCTACTGGTCCATGGGTAGATACGATGATGAAAAAAGATAATGAGCATCACGAACCGGTGTTAGTATTAACAAAAGGTATTCATATTGTTGTAGATTATACGAAATTTCCAATCGGGCAAGCCATTTATTTCCAAGCAATCGATGGACGGATGATTTTTGCGATTCCTTTTCAAGATGTCGTGTATATCGGGACAACCGATACATTTTATAATGGAGATCTTTCAGAAGTAGTAGCAACTAAAAAAGAATGTTTATATTTACTAGAGTCTATGATGTATATGTTTCCCAAAGTTTCGCTAACATTAAAGGACATTATTTCTAGTTGGGCAGGGGTTCGACCGTTAATTAAAGGCGATAAAAAGGAAGTAGCCGGTGAAATTTCTAGAAAGGATGAACTTTTTATTTCTGATTCACAATTAATTACGATTGCTGGTGGTAAATTAACGGGATATCGGAAAATGGCAGACCGAGTTGTCAATCTTATTGTTGAACAATTTATGAAAGAAGGCTATCAGAACTTCGGGAAATGTCAAACGGAAAAATTACCGTTAGCTGGTGGAGATATTGGAGGAAGTGAGCATTTCCAATCATATATCCAAGAAAAGCATCAAGTAGCGAAAAAGCTAGGGATGAGTGATGATGCATTTTTTCGACTTATTCATCGATATGGAAGTAATATCGATTCGCTTTTTCGACGCTATGAATATATAAGTGAAGAAAGCATCTTTTACGATATTCCAGCCGATATTTTTGTGGAATTTGTATATGGATTGGAAGAAGAGATGGTTACAAGAATAGATGATTTTCTTATCCGCAGAACGAGTGCTCTTTCTTTTTATCCATCCTTTTATGAATGTTATAAAGAGGGACTGCTTACTTATATGGCTCATCGTTTTCATTGGGATGAAGAAAAAAGAAAAACAGAAGCAGCTCGTTTATTACGTATCTCACAACAAAAAAAATATCCATTCGAATGCTAA
- a CDS encoding endospore germination permease has product MVFKLGNFYIFFVFISAIGFMNHVISIPLILQAAGRDAWLSVILTIVPFTFYLILLYIIAKSIYPMHFFDWCEAKVGRPLTIGIVSIFAIHFFGLSFLTFLDTVNWSIITYLPQTPKWIIALFLACLCLYTAKSGIRTIVILNGILLPFVLIFGFFVMSANIPKKEASLLLPILEHGYKPVLAGMMYTITPLFEMIVLLFLLHHLKKRVSFLSLLITGIILIYLTFGPTMGSITEFGYVEATKQRYPAYDQWGLLSIGLFLEHVDFLSIYQWLSGATIRISLFSFLIPEILHLKKERTRFVTLLLLFIAMVLLVFVPISDVQFLHFLSHYYFPYAFLIVSLFTLFFTFLALKGGEKHDVSK; this is encoded by the coding sequence ATGGTATTTAAATTAGGAAATTTTTATATCTTTTTTGTTTTTATTTCAGCGATTGGATTTATGAATCATGTTATTAGCATCCCCTTGATTTTACAGGCGGCTGGTCGTGATGCTTGGTTATCTGTGATTTTGACGATTGTTCCTTTTACATTTTACTTAATTCTTCTTTATATCATCGCAAAATCAATTTATCCCATGCATTTTTTTGATTGGTGTGAAGCAAAAGTAGGACGACCTTTAACGATAGGGATTGTTAGTATTTTTGCGATTCATTTTTTCGGCCTTAGTTTCCTAACATTTTTAGATACGGTCAATTGGTCGATTATTACGTATCTCCCGCAAACTCCAAAATGGATTATCGCGCTATTTCTTGCTTGTTTATGTTTATACACTGCGAAGTCTGGTATTCGAACGATTGTAATTTTAAATGGAATTTTGCTTCCTTTTGTGCTCATTTTTGGATTTTTTGTTATGTCAGCAAATATTCCTAAAAAAGAAGCTTCTTTACTCCTTCCTATACTAGAACATGGATACAAACCTGTTTTAGCAGGGATGATGTATACTATTACACCTTTATTTGAAATGATTGTTTTACTATTTTTATTACATCATCTAAAGAAACGTGTTTCTTTTCTTTCATTACTCATTACTGGCATCATTCTTATTTACTTAACCTTTGGGCCTACAATGGGCTCGATTACAGAGTTCGGTTATGTAGAAGCTACAAAACAACGGTATCCAGCTTATGATCAATGGGGATTGCTCTCCATTGGATTATTTTTAGAACATGTTGATTTTTTATCGATTTACCAATGGTTATCTGGGGCTACTATTCGAATTTCTCTTTTTTCTTTTTTAATTCCAGAAATCTTGCACTTAAAAAAGGAACGAACGCGTTTTGTTACGTTACTACTCCTCTTTATTGCAATGGTCCTACTTGTCTTTGTTCCCATTAGTGACGTACAATTTTTACACTTTTTATCTCATTATTACTTTCCTTACGCGTTTCTGATTGTTTCACTATTCACTTTATTCTTTACGTTCCTAGCTCTTAAAGGGGGGGAAAAACATGACGTTTCAAAATAA
- a CDS encoding Ger(x)C family spore germination protein, translating to MRKKIVLLLCITLFLLTGCWNAKDIEKMFYIQALGIDYKDGKYYVYAQILNFAPIAKQETVGGEQKQPATYVAVGVGSTYAEASHDLFRSSSRRIYWGHLRTVVFTERMLQHGVRDILDLLNRYHETRYTAWIFSTDEPLKKIFSVPPMLEMSPAYSKLGDPLSTYTQYSYLHPVRLHRFVSVTNEESSSAIIPRISIKEPGWGSSNKKEHPSLQFNGVQILQKFKTTGKLSYEDSIGFRWLTPSMTRGALSMEDNGKTYGVAILESPDISIFPIKKGRDWHFYIKIKMKANITEFKKDISKKQIEKMLEKKVKEQIMHTYLKGIEQDEDVYQLSRKLQIKHFKEWKKVQKDGKIPLSPESIESIDISIFLKSGGKDKLIT from the coding sequence ATGCGCAAAAAAATCGTTCTACTTCTTTGTATCACTCTTTTCCTTTTAACAGGCTGTTGGAATGCCAAAGATATCGAAAAAATGTTTTATATTCAAGCACTTGGGATAGATTATAAAGATGGTAAATACTATGTCTATGCACAGATTCTTAACTTTGCGCCCATTGCAAAACAAGAAACCGTTGGTGGGGAACAAAAACAACCTGCCACTTATGTTGCTGTTGGGGTAGGAAGTACGTATGCCGAAGCAAGTCATGACTTATTTCGTTCTTCCTCGCGGCGAATTTATTGGGGACATTTACGAACAGTTGTATTTACAGAAAGGATGTTACAACATGGTGTTCGAGATATTTTAGACTTATTAAATCGATATCACGAAACACGTTATACTGCATGGATTTTTTCAACAGATGAACCATTAAAAAAAATTTTTTCCGTTCCGCCTATGTTAGAAATGTCTCCTGCTTATTCCAAACTAGGAGACCCGCTTAGTACGTATACACAGTATTCTTATTTACATCCAGTACGGTTACATCGATTTGTTTCTGTAACAAATGAAGAATCTTCCAGTGCCATTATTCCAAGAATATCTATAAAGGAACCTGGATGGGGATCTAGTAATAAAAAAGAACATCCCTCTCTACAATTTAATGGTGTTCAAATTTTACAAAAGTTTAAAACAACAGGAAAATTATCTTATGAAGATAGTATTGGATTCCGTTGGCTCACTCCCTCAATGACTCGCGGAGCACTTTCTATGGAAGATAACGGAAAAACATATGGAGTAGCCATTTTAGAATCCCCTGATATCTCCATTTTCCCTATAAAAAAAGGGAGGGATTGGCATTTTTATATAAAAATAAAAATGAAGGCTAACATTACTGAGTTTAAAAAAGATATTTCTAAAAAACAAATTGAAAAAATGTTAGAAAAAAAAGTAAAAGAACAAATTATGCATACGTATTTAAAAGGAATAGAACAAGACGAAGATGTCTATCAATTATCACGAAAGTTACAAATCAAACATTTCAAGGAGTGGAAGAAAGTACAAAAAGACGGAAAAATTCCACTATCTCCTGAATCCATTGAGTCTATCGATATTTCTATTTTTCTGAAAAGCGGTGGAAAAGATAAATTAATCACCTAA
- a CDS encoding aspartate kinase: MKVAKFGGSSLASATQIKKVANIVNADPERRIVVVSAPGKRSKDDVKVTDLLIACAEHYLTFKEAKDELERIIERFRLITEELELDSKTLEEITQDLNKRLYETDTSNRDRFLDVMKSAGEDNCARVVSSYLQKLGVKARYMNPKEAGLIVSDEPGNARILPESYETLAKLRDYEEILVFPGFFGYSKEGEIVTFSRGGSDITGSIVAAAVKADLYENFTDVDSVYVANPNIIDQPKEIKELTYREMRELSYAGFSVFHDEALIPAFRAGIPVCIKNTNNPLAKGTMIVAERKENNDNPVVGIASDKGFCSIYVSKYLMNREVGFGRRLLQILEEDGVSYEHLPSGIDDISVIMREDQLNEEIEQRVVEHIKQILKVDHIDVQHGLALIMVVGEGMSKTVGMAHRVTKALADAFVNIEMINQGSSEVSMMFGVKEQDVDRAVQAIYKEFFN; this comes from the coding sequence GTGAAAGTAGCAAAATTTGGAGGCTCTTCTTTAGCTTCTGCAACACAAATTAAAAAAGTAGCAAATATCGTAAATGCTGATCCAGAACGTCGTATTGTTGTCGTATCGGCACCAGGAAAACGTTCAAAAGATGATGTGAAAGTAACAGATTTACTTATTGCTTGTGCGGAACATTATCTAACATTTAAAGAAGCAAAGGATGAATTAGAACGCATTATTGAAAGATTTCGTTTAATTACGGAAGAGTTAGAACTAGATTCGAAAACATTAGAAGAAATTACGCAAGATTTAAATAAACGTTTATACGAAACAGATACATCTAATCGTGACCGCTTTTTAGATGTTATGAAATCAGCTGGTGAAGATAATTGTGCGAGAGTAGTGTCTAGTTACCTGCAAAAATTGGGTGTAAAAGCTCGTTACATGAATCCAAAAGAAGCAGGATTAATAGTTAGTGATGAGCCAGGAAATGCTCGTATTTTACCAGAATCTTATGAAACGTTAGCAAAACTTCGTGATTATGAAGAAATTTTAGTGTTCCCAGGCTTTTTTGGTTATTCGAAAGAAGGAGAAATCGTTACTTTTTCTCGTGGTGGATCCGATATTACAGGCTCTATCGTAGCAGCAGCTGTAAAAGCGGATTTATATGAAAACTTTACCGACGTAGACTCTGTGTACGTGGCAAATCCGAACATTATTGATCAACCAAAAGAAATTAAAGAATTAACGTATCGTGAAATGCGTGAACTTTCTTATGCTGGTTTTTCCGTTTTCCATGACGAAGCGTTAATCCCTGCTTTCCGCGCTGGCATTCCAGTATGTATCAAAAATACAAACAACCCATTAGCAAAAGGTACGATGATTGTTGCGGAACGAAAAGAAAATAACGACAATCCAGTTGTTGGAATTGCAAGTGATAAAGGCTTTTGTAGTATTTATGTAAGTAAGTATTTAATGAACCGTGAAGTAGGTTTCGGTCGTCGCTTACTTCAAATTTTAGAAGAAGACGGGGTAAGTTATGAACACTTACCATCAGGAATTGATGATATTTCTGTTATTATGAGGGAAGATCAATTAAACGAAGAAATTGAACAACGTGTAGTGGAGCATATTAAACAAATTTTAAAAGTAGATCATATTGATGTACAACATGGACTAGCTTTAATCATGGTAGTTGGAGAAGGAATGAGTAAAACAGTCGGCATGGCGCACCGTGTTACAAAAGCATTAGCAGATGCTTTTGTAAATATCGAAATGATTAACCAAGGTTCATCAGAAGTTAGTATGATGTTTGGGGTAAAAGAACAAGACGTGGACCGGGCTGTTCAAGCAATTTATAAAGAATTTTTTAATTAA
- a CDS encoding winged helix-turn-helix transcriptional regulator, translating to MEEFHLCPRFESAFEMLGKRWTGLIIRVLLSGPKRFKDISDVIPGMSDKMLVNRLKSLEKEGIITRNVYPETPVRIEYEITEKGKALEPALDEIQKWAEKWVHSC from the coding sequence ATGGAAGAATTCCATTTATGTCCACGATTTGAATCTGCATTTGAAATGCTAGGAAAACGTTGGACAGGACTCATTATTCGTGTCTTATTATCTGGTCCAAAACGATTTAAAGATATTTCCGATGTTATTCCCGGAATGAGCGATAAAATGCTTGTCAATCGATTAAAAAGTTTAGAAAAAGAAGGCATTATTACGCGTAATGTGTATCCGGAAACACCGGTACGAATTGAATATGAAATTACCGAAAAAGGAAAGGCGCTTGAACCTGCGCTCGATGAAATTCAGAAATGGGCTGAAAAGTGGGTCCATTCATGCTAA
- a CDS encoding phytoene desaturase family protein yields MEETNKELKRYDVVVVGAGLAGLSAAARLSKNGYKVALLEKGAIGGRAVTLTIKDFSFNFGAHAIYGRDTSILRKLEKELDIHINWRDFTPSKAKYDMGKELSDMPANVSGLFRTKIIKGADKVRFTFEIFKTLLRAEKGHPHTSIKKWLEEKQVSEDVKELMLTLASSNFFTREPEKIPSDIYFDYYRRLFTTNKPVAYIGGGWQALIDEFVRVIEGNGGEILKKQRVTEAQVDDTEVVAVETKDTIYEADEFIFCIPPTELMKVFEGTKIEYAVKQFAQYEATYVFVYDIGLKKRIDAPFTYIYDTKNKIFITDISYYDPGCVPEGGQLLQAIAYLRQEDIGNKEVLEQYQAKIEALYDKHFPGWRDNLVVPRISKKASVQEIKWNMNQEAMPVYFPDYRNVFFAGDWCVGQGQLSELSFSSAYEASNLIMEKKVTV; encoded by the coding sequence ATGGAAGAAACAAATAAGGAATTAAAAAGATATGATGTTGTCGTGGTTGGAGCAGGTTTAGCTGGATTATCAGCGGCAGCGAGATTATCGAAAAATGGGTATAAAGTTGCATTGCTTGAAAAAGGGGCAATTGGTGGTCGTGCTGTAACACTGACAATTAAAGATTTCTCTTTTAACTTTGGAGCACATGCGATTTATGGCCGTGATACAAGTATTTTGCGTAAATTGGAAAAGGAACTAGATATCCATATCAATTGGAGGGATTTTACACCTAGCAAAGCGAAATATGATATGGGAAAAGAATTATCCGATATGCCTGCAAACGTATCTGGATTATTCAGAACAAAAATTATTAAAGGTGCAGATAAAGTACGTTTTACATTTGAAATTTTTAAAACGCTTTTACGAGCAGAAAAAGGCCATCCGCACACTTCTATCAAAAAATGGTTAGAAGAAAAACAAGTGAGTGAAGATGTAAAAGAGTTAATGTTAACGCTTGCATCATCTAATTTCTTTACACGCGAACCCGAAAAAATTCCATCGGATATTTATTTTGATTATTATCGCCGTTTGTTTACAACAAACAAACCAGTTGCCTATATCGGTGGTGGTTGGCAAGCATTAATTGATGAATTTGTTCGTGTTATTGAAGGAAATGGTGGAGAAATTTTAAAGAAACAACGTGTAACAGAAGCGCAAGTAGATGATACAGAAGTTGTGGCAGTAGAAACGAAAGATACAATTTATGAAGCAGATGAATTTATCTTCTGTATCCCACCAACTGAATTAATGAAAGTGTTTGAAGGTACAAAAATTGAGTATGCAGTTAAACAATTTGCACAATACGAAGCTACATATGTATTTGTATATGATATTGGATTGAAAAAACGAATTGATGCTCCATTTACGTATATTTATGATACCAAAAATAAAATTTTTATTACCGATATTTCGTATTACGACCCTGGTTGTGTACCAGAAGGCGGTCAATTATTACAAGCGATTGCTTATTTACGACAAGAAGATATCGGGAACAAAGAAGTACTTGAGCAATATCAAGCAAAAATTGAAGCACTTTACGATAAGCATTTTCCGGGATGGCGTGATAATTTAGTCGTGCCACGTATTTCGAAAAAAGCATCTGTTCAAGAAATTAAATGGAATATGAACCAAGAAGCGATGCCAGTTTATTTTCCAGATTACCGTAATGTCTTCTTTGCTGGAGATTGGTGTGTAGGGCAAGGACAATTATCCGAACTATCTTTTTCAAGTGCATATGAAGCAAGTAATTTAATTATGGAGAAAAAAGTCACCGTATAA
- a CDS encoding spore germination protein: MTFQNNHSSTFFFQQMKVLLSKCADINHQIVTIQNRRVHFVTCIGLSNATYINEVIIPSLTDYLTIKTIQQKNANLLNEWNFLYKTTFIQPDELTNQVFDGNLILYFEKEQELYTIQTSEHPQRQPQEAITETSLRGARDGFIEEIDVNVALIRKRLRTDALTYKKFLIGKRSKTKVGLLYMNDIANPSMIRLVEEKLHAIDIDALISSTQLEELFSERKFPLFPYFDYTERPDYATQLLLNGRFIIVVDQSPSVISGPVNLLLLTKSPEDAHTFYLLATMQRMFRFLSIVVAIALPAFWVALTTYHQDQLPLPLLGTIITSRHGIPVNAPLEMFVLMIIFELVREAGLRLPSIAAQSLGIIGGIIIGDAAIRAGLVSPSFLVVAATSAVASFTLINQALVGSVTFLRFSLLFASAFLGLFGFFTSLFFIITYTANIRSFFLPYLTPISPLHFKDLVKALVRIPAAKISKRSDSFLLLDKTKKGKK; encoded by the coding sequence ATGACGTTTCAAAATAATCACTCTTCGACTTTCTTTTTTCAACAAATGAAGGTGTTGTTATCTAAATGCGCTGATATTAACCATCAAATAGTAACCATTCAAAATCGACGAGTTCATTTTGTTACGTGCATTGGTTTAAGCAACGCGACGTATATCAATGAAGTGATTATTCCTAGTTTGACCGATTATTTAACTATAAAAACTATACAACAAAAAAACGCGAACCTGTTAAATGAATGGAATTTTTTATATAAAACCACTTTCATCCAACCGGATGAATTAACGAACCAAGTATTCGATGGAAATCTTATTTTATATTTCGAAAAAGAACAAGAACTTTATACAATCCAGACGAGCGAACACCCACAAAGACAACCGCAAGAAGCAATAACAGAAACGTCTCTACGTGGAGCACGTGATGGCTTTATCGAAGAAATTGATGTAAACGTTGCCTTGATCCGGAAACGATTACGAACAGATGCTTTAACATATAAAAAATTTCTAATCGGAAAACGTTCTAAAACAAAAGTTGGTCTTTTATATATGAATGATATTGCCAATCCTTCGATGATTAGATTAGTCGAAGAAAAATTACATGCAATTGACATTGATGCTTTAATTTCGAGCACGCAATTAGAAGAACTTTTTTCTGAGCGTAAGTTTCCGCTTTTTCCTTATTTTGATTATACAGAACGTCCCGATTACGCTACACAATTACTCTTAAATGGCCGATTTATTATTGTTGTTGATCAGTCCCCTTCTGTTATTAGCGGTCCTGTTAATTTATTACTTTTGACAAAAAGTCCAGAAGATGCGCATACGTTTTATTTACTAGCCACGATGCAACGTATGTTTCGATTTCTTAGCATCGTGGTGGCCATTGCCTTACCTGCCTTTTGGGTAGCACTTACTACGTACCATCAAGACCAACTACCATTACCGCTACTTGGAACAATCATCACATCAAGACATGGAATTCCTGTTAATGCACCACTTGAAATGTTTGTATTAATGATTATTTTTGAATTAGTACGGGAAGCAGGATTACGTTTACCTTCTATCGCTGCCCAATCATTAGGAATTATCGGTGGGATTATTATTGGAGATGCAGCGATTCGAGCTGGTCTTGTTAGTCCTTCTTTTTTAGTAGTAGCTGCAACAAGTGCAGTTGCTTCTTTTACATTAATCAACCAAGCTTTGGTTGGTTCCGTAACCTTTTTACGATTTTCTTTACTATTTGCAAGTGCATTTTTAGGTCTTTTTGGATTCTTTACTTCGCTTTTTTTTATTATCACGTATACCGCTAACATTCGATCGTTTTTTTTACCTTATTTGACTCCCATTTCACCGCTTCATTTTAAAGATTTAGTTAAAGCTTTAGTTCGGATTCCAGCAGCGAAAATATCAAAACGTAGTGACTCGTTTTTACTGTTAGATAAAACGAAGAAAGGAAAAAAATAA
- a CDS encoding acyl-CoA thioesterase: MAQPVPVSQSRTIKTALVLPSDTQHHHTIFGGRVMYYIDDVAAICAMRHCRSHVVTASVDSLDFLSPVKIGDAVNLEAFVTWTGRTSMEVFVKVFSEDLLTGEKNLTVTCFLTMVAVGEDGKPKEVPPVIPETEEEEVLYQTAPSRRDKRRERKQELKESLGQFSFMQVHNTRK; the protein is encoded by the coding sequence TTGGCTCAACCTGTACCAGTTTCTCAGTCTAGAACGATAAAAACGGCCTTAGTTTTACCGTCTGATACACAACATCACCATACCATTTTTGGTGGACGAGTAATGTATTATATTGATGATGTAGCCGCAATTTGTGCAATGCGACATTGTCGAAGTCACGTTGTAACAGCATCTGTTGACTCGTTAGACTTTTTATCTCCCGTTAAAATTGGAGATGCAGTTAACTTAGAAGCTTTTGTTACGTGGACGGGACGTACTTCTATGGAAGTATTTGTGAAAGTATTTTCGGAAGATTTATTAACCGGTGAAAAAAACTTAACAGTGACATGTTTTTTAACGATGGTAGCTGTAGGTGAAGATGGAAAACCTAAAGAAGTTCCACCCGTTATCCCAGAAACAGAAGAAGAAGAGGTTCTGTATCAAACAGCACCATCTCGTCGGGATAAACGTAGGGAACGCAAACAAGAACTAAAAGAGTCGTTAGGTCAATTTAGTTTTATGCAAGTGCATAATACGAGAAAGTAA